Proteins co-encoded in one Methanosarcinales archaeon Met12 genomic window:
- a CDS encoding metallophosphoesterase: MKLLAISDTHGDFSKISSILGRAGKVDAILVAGDITNFGPKEKAKELFDIMGNDQPVMAIPGNCDPKGVLDVIEKSGAVSIHNSSFKFGDTTFIGLGGSNPTPFSTPFEMSEDEIRGMLRRLLPPSQRDGRVVLVSHAPPKNSLDAIHGAHVGSEAIREILSQVDLVVCGHIHEARGVVRSGNTTIMNPGQASRGLAAVVDIGAEIEVAFIDGE; the protein is encoded by the coding sequence GTGAAACTATTGGCCATCTCGGATACACATGGAGATTTTTCGAAGATTTCGTCCATCTTAGGGCGTGCCGGTAAAGTAGATGCGATTCTCGTGGCAGGGGACATAACCAATTTTGGGCCCAAGGAAAAAGCCAAGGAGCTCTTTGATATCATGGGAAATGACCAGCCTGTAATGGCAATTCCAGGAAACTGTGACCCAAAAGGTGTGCTCGACGTTATAGAGAAATCAGGTGCAGTAAGTATACATAATTCATCTTTCAAATTTGGTGATACAACGTTCATCGGACTGGGAGGCTCGAACCCAACGCCGTTCAGTACACCGTTTGAGATGTCTGAAGACGAAATTCGAGGCATGTTGAGGAGACTATTACCACCATCACAGCGCGACGGAAGGGTCGTATTGGTATCCCATGCACCACCAAAGAATTCGCTGGATGCCATACACGGAGCTCATGTTGGAAGTGAAGCTATACGGGAAATATTAAGCCAAGTCGATCTGGTCGTCTGCGGACATATACATGAAGCACGTGGAGTTGTCAGGTCTGGAAACACGACAATCATGAACCCAGGACAAGCGTCCAGAGGACTGGCAGCGGTCGTTGACATTGGTGCGGAAATCGAGGTCGCCTTCATCGACGGAGAATGA
- the cyaB gene encoding class IV adenylate cyclase, producing MIEVEIKSPIDDPDEIRRRLTGFGATFLSKAKQVDIYYNAPHRDFAKTDEALRIRVGEDVTLTYKGPKLDSLSKTREEICISFGDADQATAMLKALDFKEVATVVKVRETYRLNDLIISIDDVCDLGMFIEIESMSGADYRSALGRVFEMLNRLGLKKENTIRESYLELILRR from the coding sequence ATGATAGAAGTAGAAATCAAATCACCCATAGATGACCCTGATGAAATTCGACGCAGGTTGACAGGATTTGGCGCGACCTTTCTATCAAAAGCGAAACAGGTCGATATATATTACAATGCGCCCCATCGCGATTTCGCAAAGACAGATGAGGCGTTGCGCATTCGGGTTGGAGAAGACGTCACTCTGACGTATAAGGGCCCGAAACTGGATTCGCTCAGCAAGACGCGCGAGGAAATCTGTATATCATTTGGAGACGCAGATCAGGCGACTGCGATGCTTAAAGCACTTGACTTCAAGGAGGTTGCGACGGTCGTCAAGGTGCGGGAAACATATCGATTAAACGATTTGATTATTTCGATTGATGACGTGTGTGACCTTGGCATGTTCATCGAGATAGAGTCCATGTCCGGCGCGGATTATCGGTCTGCCCTTGGCAGAGTATTCGAAATGCTGAATAGGCTGGGATTGAAGAAAGAAAATACGATACGCGAGTCGTATCTCGAACTCATTCTCCGTCGATGA
- a CDS encoding site-specific integrase, whose amino-acid sequence MIKDGEVRPEGCICEPCSDIIPKWKDREVRIGREEMIEVKRDEERIRISFPYNPNYITKIKTIAGYRWHPEERCWSVPYSKLETLLSVFDGENLVIDPIIHLDELKKELVLRKYSQRTVKLYLYHNKEFLEVSKKNPYAVSDEDIRDYLYHLVNDREASASTLNTAINALKFYYGEILKQRSDRGRIRSCRLY is encoded by the coding sequence ATGATTAAAGATGGAGAAGTTCGACCAGAGGGATGTATATGCGAACCATGTTCTGATATAATACCAAAATGGAAGGATAGAGAAGTTCGCATAGGAAGGGAGGAAATGATAGAGGTCAAGAGAGATGAAGAAAGGATTAGAATCTCTTTTCCTTATAATCCAAACTACATCACAAAAATTAAAACTATCGCAGGATACAGATGGCATCCAGAGGAGAGATGCTGGAGTGTGCCCTATTCCAAGCTTGAAACACTCTTATCTGTTTTTGATGGAGAAAATCTGGTAATTGACCCTATTATACATTTAGACGAGTTGAAGAAGGAACTTGTGCTAAGGAAATACAGTCAGAGAACGGTAAAACTGTATTTGTATCATAACAAGGAGTTTCTGGAAGTCTCCAAGAAGAATCCTTATGCAGTGTCCGATGAGGATATAAGAGATTATCTGTATCATCTGGTGAATGACAGGGAGGCTTCTGCATCCACTTTAAACACCGCAATCAATGCGCTGAAGTTTTATTATGGCGAGATTTTAAAGCAGAGAAGCGACCGAGGAAGGATAAGAAGTTGCCGGTTGTATTGA
- a CDS encoding DUF63 family protein gives MIDIIRQFILKYYIDPIIYDTGYNPVNTLTFGILLCVILLGILKLLEKLDIEIDQQFMLAVVPYVLVGGVLRVLEDAGTFAPPVNYLFVTPLVQFFVLIVCIIILLALARLRQTNKIDAITPMFGYVGITWFVLSTLILLLKTEVVFPWVPVAVMGIATVLTSAVYLTGRRSKFFNDRFSIFIIWSHLFDASSTHIGVDFLDYLEKHILPALLIELSGTAMVMYPLKLVVVIPILYILNTQFKDTNDRLGNILKLAILMMGLSPGLRNTLRMMLGI, from the coding sequence ATGATCGATATCATTAGACAATTCATCCTCAAATATTATATCGACCCCATCATATATGATACAGGCTATAATCCTGTGAATACACTGACGTTTGGCATTCTGCTATGCGTTATTCTCTTAGGGATATTAAAGTTACTGGAAAAACTAGATATCGAAATCGATCAGCAATTTATGCTCGCAGTTGTGCCATATGTCCTGGTTGGCGGAGTGCTCAGGGTCTTGGAAGACGCTGGAACATTCGCACCTCCAGTAAATTATCTGTTTGTCACACCGCTGGTCCAATTTTTTGTGCTCATCGTATGTATCATTATACTATTGGCATTGGCCAGACTACGTCAAACCAATAAAATAGATGCCATCACGCCGATGTTTGGGTATGTTGGAATTACTTGGTTCGTTCTTAGCACTTTGATTCTGCTCTTAAAAACAGAGGTGGTTTTCCCGTGGGTTCCAGTTGCAGTTATGGGAATTGCAACGGTTCTTACATCAGCGGTATATCTTACGGGGAGGCGGTCAAAATTCTTCAACGATCGTTTCAGCATCTTCATCATCTGGTCGCACCTTTTCGATGCATCCTCTACTCACATAGGGGTAGACTTTCTGGATTATCTCGAAAAACACATATTACCGGCGCTTCTAATAGAATTGAGTGGCACTGCGATGGTGATGTATCCGTTGAAGCTCGTCGTGGTCATTCCGATTTTGTATATCCTCAACACCCAGTTTAAGGATACGAACGATAGACTCGGCAATATATTAAAACTGGCGATTCTGATGATGGGGCTATCTCCTGGATTGAGGAATACATTAAGAATGATGTTGGGGATATGA
- a CDS encoding cupredoxin domain-containing protein, translating to MNKKITIGFIILAIIIGGYLILQRETVVPTPPQEIQTAPVKEIEMASGNFFFNPNSITVKKGESVRISFTNVGIHTFTIDELGVDVPLRGSSPVVEFVPTKTGTFQFYCAIP from the coding sequence ATGAACAAAAAAATTACAATTGGATTTATTATTTTAGCGATAATTATCGGAGGATATTTAATTTTGCAACGGGAAACTGTAGTCCCCACGCCTCCCCAAGAGATCCAAACCGCGCCTGTAAAAGAAATTGAGATGGCATCCGGTAATTTCTTCTTTAATCCAAATAGCATAACCGTTAAGAAAGGAGAATCCGTAAGAATTTCTTTCACCAATGTCGGTATTCACACCTTCACTATTGATGAGCTTGGGGTGGATGTTCCATTGCGAGGTTCTTCTCCCGTGGTAGAGTTTGTTCCAACGAAGACAGGGACCTTTCAATTTTATTGCGCTATTCCCTGA
- a CDS encoding winged helix-turn-helix domain-containing protein produces the protein MTEELVGYISGNRKREQIIQALSNGALEMSKIAKMARMPKRLAIKLLEDLERKELVKADGETYSLTETGIEIENRIRGM, from the coding sequence ATGACAGAAGAATTGGTTGGATATATATCGGGCAACAGGAAAAGAGAACAAATAATACAGGCGCTCTCTAACGGCGCTCTCGAAATGAGTAAAATCGCCAAGATGGCGCGTATGCCAAAGAGATTGGCCATAAAACTCTTAGAGGACCTCGAGAGAAAAGAGTTGGTCAAAGCGGATGGAGAAACGTATTCATTGACCGAAACTGGTATTGAGATAGAGAACAGAATCCGTGGCATGTGA
- a CDS encoding type II toxin-antitoxin system RelE/ParE family toxin codes for MHRARFLKTFLKQEKKLNADVKERVIEVVEEILSNPYSGVNLKGDLKGYYRGRVGKHRIIYKIDESEKRVIFFDVDLRKRVYNRLKRR; via the coding sequence ATGCACAGAGCACGTTTTTTGAAGACATTCCTGAAACAAGAGAAGAAACTCAATGCAGATGTGAAAGAAAGGGTTATAGAAGTTGTTGAGGAAATTTTAAGCAATCCCTACTCTGGGGTTAATTTGAAAGGCGATTTGAAGGGATACTATAGGGGGAGGGTTGGAAAGCATCGAATAATCTATAAGATAGACGAATCAGAAAAAAGAGTGATATTCTTCGATGTCGATTTGAGGAAAAGGGTTTATAATCGGTTAAAAAGAAGATGA
- a CDS encoding threonine--tRNA ligase: protein MQLLLIHSDYIEYEVTKSTPVAEKIDESFKRGKMEEVLTAFIAVESVDKADPAGVAGQASDEIKKVAAQLGVKKVMVYPYAHLSSDLASPQTALGVLNDVETLLKPHFDVARAPFGWYKAFKISCKGHPLSELSRTIRPTEQVSEALKAERKIESHWHILTTDGTLVDPDEFDFSRHQKLKKLVDYEISKSRAVDRVPPHVELMQRMELADYEPASDPGNMRFYPKGRLMKSLLENYVLARAIDYGAMEVETPLMYDMEHPTLKEYLDRFPARQYSIESDKRRLFMRFSACFGQFLMNRDMTISYRNLPLKMFELTRYSFRREQSGELVGLRRLRTFTMPDMHTLCRDMGQAISEFEKQYQTCMDVLNGIGLGLDDYDVAIRLTREFYESNKKFISRLVKIVDKPVLIEMWDRRFFYFVLKFEFNFVDAMDKASALSTVQMDVENAERYDIKFIDSDNEEKRPIILHCSTSGAIERCIYALLEKAHVDSQQGITSELPLWLSPTQVRLISIADRHIKYAETVAGQLENHQIRVDIDERDETVSKKIRDAGREWIPYVVVIGDEEMKREKLSVNIRGSVKKELDIDQLIKLVVDRTTGMPSRPLSQPRNLSSRPKFSG, encoded by the coding sequence ATGCAGTTGTTGCTTATCCATTCGGATTATATCGAGTATGAGGTAACAAAGAGCACTCCAGTCGCCGAGAAAATTGACGAGTCGTTCAAGAGGGGGAAGATGGAAGAGGTTCTCACGGCGTTTATCGCGGTGGAAAGTGTGGATAAAGCAGACCCTGCTGGAGTTGCAGGTCAGGCATCAGACGAAATCAAAAAGGTCGCTGCCCAGTTGGGTGTCAAGAAAGTTATGGTATATCCCTATGCCCATCTCAGCTCTGACCTTGCATCGCCGCAAACTGCGCTTGGTGTTCTTAACGATGTCGAGACTTTGCTAAAGCCACATTTTGACGTTGCACGAGCCCCATTTGGTTGGTATAAGGCATTTAAGATCAGCTGCAAGGGGCACCCTCTTTCAGAACTCTCGAGGACTATCAGGCCAACGGAACAGGTTTCAGAGGCACTTAAAGCAGAAAGAAAGATAGAATCACACTGGCATATATTGACCACCGATGGTACGCTGGTCGATCCGGATGAATTTGACTTCTCCAGACATCAAAAACTCAAGAAACTCGTGGATTACGAGATTTCCAAGAGCAGGGCAGTGGATCGAGTGCCACCGCATGTGGAATTGATGCAACGCATGGAGTTAGCGGATTATGAACCCGCATCTGACCCTGGCAACATGCGATTCTATCCAAAAGGGCGCCTTATGAAAAGCCTGTTAGAAAATTACGTGCTTGCCAGAGCCATCGATTACGGCGCCATGGAAGTTGAGACTCCGCTGATGTACGATATGGAACATCCAACGTTGAAGGAATACCTTGACCGTTTTCCTGCGCGTCAATATTCGATAGAGTCGGATAAAAGGCGATTGTTCATGAGGTTCTCGGCGTGTTTCGGTCAATTCCTGATGAATCGTGACATGACGATTTCGTACAGAAATCTGCCTTTGAAGATGTTCGAATTGACAAGATATAGCTTCAGACGCGAACAGAGTGGCGAACTGGTCGGCTTGCGCAGGCTGCGCACATTCACGATGCCTGACATGCATACGCTTTGCCGTGACATGGGTCAGGCCATTAGCGAGTTTGAGAAACAATATCAAACGTGCATGGATGTTTTGAATGGCATTGGACTGGGTCTGGACGACTACGACGTCGCCATCAGACTCACCAGAGAGTTTTATGAATCGAATAAAAAATTCATCAGCAGATTGGTCAAAATCGTGGACAAGCCCGTGTTGATCGAGATGTGGGATAGGCGCTTCTTCTATTTCGTACTCAAGTTCGAATTTAACTTCGTCGACGCAATGGACAAAGCCAGTGCATTATCGACTGTACAGATGGACGTGGAAAATGCAGAGCGATATGATATCAAGTTCATCGATTCCGATAACGAAGAGAAGAGGCCGATTATCTTACATTGTTCCACCAGCGGCGCCATAGAGCGATGCATATATGCATTGCTTGAAAAGGCCCATGTGGATTCACAGCAAGGCATCACATCTGAGCTACCACTCTGGCTATCTCCGACGCAGGTCAGGCTGATCTCCATCGCAGACCGCCATATCAAGTATGCCGAGACTGTTGCAGGGCAACTGGAGAACCACCAGATCAGGGTCGATATCGATGAAAGAGATGAGACAGTGAGCAAAAAGATAAGAGATGCAGGCAGAGAATGGATACCGTATGTGGTGGTAATCGGTGACGAGGAGATGAAAAGAGAGAAACTAAGCGTCAATATCAGGGGAAGTGTCAAAAAAGAGCTGGACATTGATCAGTTGATTAAACTTGTAGTGGACAGGACCACTGGAATGCCAAGCAGACCGCTCTCACAACCAAGAAATTTATCCTCAAGGCCAAAGTTTAGTGGATGA
- a CDS encoding tyrosine-type recombinase/integrase has protein sequence MPVVLSQEEVSQILSSVNNIKHKVILMLIYSAGLRVSEVVKLKPADIDIQRKLIHVKGAKGRKDRYTILSDVAIETLGLYLKMYQPEKWVFPGQKEGLHITTRTVQRIFEDAIKKADIDKEVSVHSLRHSFATHLLESGVDLRYIQELLGHKNSKTTEIYTHVSNKDLSKIKSPLDLIMKNSYIENKVEGDEGYQSAKGRYIRSKFQI, from the coding sequence TTGCCGGTTGTATTGAGTCAGGAGGAGGTTTCTCAAATACTTTCATCTGTAAATAACATAAAACACAAAGTAATCTTAATGCTTATTTATTCTGCAGGCTTAAGAGTAAGTGAGGTAGTGAAGTTGAAGCCAGCGGATATTGATATTCAAAGGAAGCTTATTCACGTTAAGGGTGCGAAAGGGAGAAAGGACAGGTATACGATTCTATCGGATGTGGCAATTGAAACTTTGGGTTTGTATTTAAAGATGTATCAACCGGAAAAGTGGGTTTTTCCCGGACAAAAAGAAGGGCTGCACATTACAACAAGAACAGTGCAAAGGATATTTGAAGATGCTATCAAAAAAGCGGATATTGATAAAGAAGTTAGTGTTCACTCGCTAAGGCACAGCTTCGCTACTCACCTCTTAGAAAGCGGAGTGGATTTGAGGTATATTCAAGAACTGCTGGGGCATAAGAACAGTAAAACAACGGAGATATACACACATGTAAGCAATAAAGATTTGAGTAAGATAAAAAGCCCGCTAGATTTAATAATGAAGAATTCGTATATTGAAAATAAGGTTGAAGGAGATGAAGGTTATCAGTCTGCTAAAGGGAGGTATATACGAAGTAAGTTTCAGATATAA
- a CDS encoding AtpZ/AtpI family protein, translated as MAKDEIPIALKMVSIGGELAFSVIAGALIGYFIGKSLGDKWFAICLAFGIFLGFAGGIYRIYQICRRI; from the coding sequence ATGGCAAAAGATGAGATTCCCATAGCGTTGAAGATGGTATCGATTGGAGGTGAACTGGCATTTTCTGTGATAGCTGGCGCACTGATCGGTTATTTCATCGGAAAATCGCTTGGCGATAAATGGTTTGCGATATGCTTGGCATTTGGTATTTTTCTGGGATTTGCAGGCGGCATTTACCGCATATATCAAATATGCCGTCGGATTTAA
- a CDS encoding NAD(P)-dependent glycerol-1-phosphate dehydrogenase: protein MEAHPAQTRANRWMQLPRNIIIGQNAIHEIVNVCNDLKLQGCAMVITGLNTKKIAGDVVVELLSDGGYCDTDLIEVLSASMHEVERVKGRANDIGAAFLLGVGGGKCIDIAKLASTQLNIPFLSVPTTASHDGIASSRASLMQSGQSISMPAQAPMGIVVDTKVIASAPYRLLASGCGDIISNYTAVMDWQLAKRLGKLHGADYSEYAAALSKMTAQILIDASSSIKPGSEKFVRIVVKALISSGVAMSIAGSSRPASGSEHKFSHALDRLSPKPALHGEQCGVGTIMMMYLHGGDWQSIRDSLRNIGAPTNSKELGIEDKYIIEALVHAHEIRPERYTILGDGLSREDAEELAKTTKVI, encoded by the coding sequence TTGGAGGCACATCCTGCACAAACTCGCGCTAATCGATGGATGCAATTGCCCAGAAACATCATCATCGGCCAAAATGCCATACACGAGATAGTCAATGTCTGCAATGACCTTAAACTCCAGGGATGTGCCATGGTCATAACGGGTTTGAATACAAAAAAGATAGCAGGAGACGTCGTTGTTGAATTGTTGTCTGATGGAGGTTATTGTGATACAGACCTAATCGAGGTCTTATCTGCTTCTATGCACGAGGTTGAACGGGTCAAAGGGCGGGCGAACGATATCGGTGCGGCTTTTCTCTTGGGTGTCGGCGGAGGCAAATGCATAGACATAGCAAAACTGGCATCTACTCAGCTGAACATTCCGTTCTTAAGCGTGCCCACTACAGCCTCTCATGATGGAATAGCTTCGTCGCGAGCGTCGCTCATGCAAAGCGGTCAAAGCATATCGATGCCAGCACAAGCGCCAATGGGAATCGTCGTTGACACAAAGGTCATTGCGTCTGCCCCGTATAGATTGCTGGCGTCAGGTTGTGGCGACATCATCTCCAACTATACCGCAGTTATGGACTGGCAACTGGCAAAGAGATTGGGCAAATTACATGGCGCGGACTACAGTGAATATGCAGCAGCCCTTTCCAAGATGACCGCACAAATATTGATTGATGCTTCTAGCTCTATCAAACCTGGCTCGGAAAAATTTGTCCGCATTGTGGTCAAGGCACTGATATCGAGTGGAGTTGCCATGAGCATCGCTGGGTCTTCCAGACCTGCAAGCGGGTCGGAGCACAAATTCAGTCATGCACTGGATAGGCTATCACCCAAGCCTGCTCTGCATGGTGAGCAGTGCGGCGTGGGCACGATCATGATGATGTACTTGCATGGTGGGGATTGGCAGTCCATTCGGGACTCGCTGAGGAACATAGGTGCGCCAACCAACTCAAAGGAACTGGGTATCGAAGATAAATACATCATCGAAGCACTGGTTCATGCCCATGAGATTCGCCCAGAGAGGTATACGATTCTTGGGGACGGTTTATCTAGAGAAGATGCGGAAGAGCTCGCAAAGACCACAAAGGTGATATAA
- a CDS encoding peptidylprolyl isomerase has protein sequence MPIKNGDFIKISYTGRLKNGTVFDTTDGKIAKEAGTFDEKAKYEPQLVVVGAGHAVKGLEEDMVGRDIGYGGSVEVPPEKGFGERNPALIETFSITKFKEKPQPGMQVSIDGRNGVVETAIGRRARVDFNHPLAGILLVYDYVIEEKIDDTKAKIKGLINLYARADLDVEIQGDIAKVIVPYSLSFDQRWIISKRQIADEILAHTDIKEMLYIEKYTKSKKDVAKKSAKKPIKKSAKKSGKKKIR, from the coding sequence ATGCCTATCAAGAACGGAGATTTTATCAAAATTTCATATACAGGACGACTGAAGAACGGGACCGTCTTCGATACGACGGATGGAAAAATCGCAAAAGAAGCAGGCACCTTCGACGAAAAGGCGAAATATGAGCCACAGCTGGTCGTGGTCGGAGCTGGACATGCAGTAAAAGGGTTAGAAGAGGACATGGTAGGAAGAGATATCGGATACGGGGGCTCTGTGGAAGTGCCACCTGAAAAGGGGTTTGGCGAGCGGAATCCAGCGTTAATCGAGACTTTTTCGATAACCAAGTTTAAAGAAAAGCCACAACCGGGAATGCAGGTCAGCATAGATGGCAGGAATGGAGTTGTGGAGACTGCAATCGGCCGTAGAGCGCGCGTTGATTTCAACCACCCTCTGGCAGGTATACTGTTAGTATATGATTACGTCATAGAAGAAAAGATAGATGATACAAAAGCCAAGATAAAAGGACTTATAAATTTGTATGCGCGTGCCGACCTCGACGTTGAAATCCAGGGCGATATAGCAAAGGTAATCGTTCCATATTCGCTATCATTTGATCAGCGCTGGATAATATCAAAACGCCAGATAGCCGATGAGATTTTGGCTCACACCGACATCAAAGAGATGCTGTATATCGAGAAATACACGAAGTCAAAAAAGGATGTGGCCAAGAAGTCTGCGAAGAAGCCCATAAAGAAATCGGCTAAAAAATCAGGCAAGAAAAAAATCAGATAA
- a CDS encoding LEA type 2 family protein yields the protein MIRKIGTMVVLGVLIVGVAFTSGCVETAPTLIEAPKTSLTIVLDEVNDQGVFFSIALSVQNPNPFSITLKDLRLVLHDDTGAELGSMYMEGGDVPSQEAREFDGKAQVGFGVLNAERAITSLSGVVGAAGIEKELDIETSATIKIPSMSRLFASPQIKSEVTLKIGVPTATADIKITITNPNDLSFGIGDTSITMYDKYGAEISSGIIPGKTIPAKGTAILEGTITIPYDKLTNPVKTKVETSVGLSGVEETIPISTTITTSVELGLL from the coding sequence ATGATAAGAAAGATAGGAACTATGGTCGTGCTTGGGGTTCTAATTGTGGGTGTAGCTTTTACTTCTGGTTGCGTTGAGACGGCACCAACGCTGATTGAAGCACCGAAAACAAGTTTGACGATAGTACTCGATGAAGTGAACGATCAAGGCGTCTTCTTCTCCATAGCGCTATCTGTTCAGAACCCGAACCCATTCAGCATAACACTCAAAGACCTGAGGCTCGTGTTGCATGACGATACTGGTGCCGAGCTGGGATCAATGTATATGGAAGGTGGGGATGTTCCAAGCCAAGAAGCAAGAGAGTTCGATGGAAAAGCACAGGTAGGCTTTGGGGTGTTGAATGCTGAGAGGGCCATAACTTCACTCAGTGGGGTTGTGGGCGCTGCTGGAATAGAGAAGGAGCTTGACATAGAGACGAGTGCCACCATCAAGATTCCCTCTATGAGCAGGTTGTTTGCTTCCCCTCAGATCAAGTCTGAAGTCACACTAAAGATAGGTGTTCCAACCGCAACCGCAGACATCAAGATAACCATCACCAACCCCAACGACCTCAGCTTCGGGATAGGCGACACGTCCATAACGATGTACGACAAGTATGGGGCAGAGATAAGTAGCGGAATTATTCCTGGAAAGACGATACCAGCAAAAGGTACAGCAATCCTCGAAGGAACGATCACAATACCCTACGACAAGCTCACCAACCCGGTGAAAACAAAGGTTGAAACTTCTGTAGGATTGAGTGGTGTAGAAGAAACAATCCCGATCAGCACAACCATAACAACCAGCGTCGAGCTAGGGTTACTATAA
- the proS gene encoding proline--tRNA ligase translates to MVKSKSLPKKEDFSEWYNEILSVAEITDVRYPIKGLCVWHPFGFALRDKVYAILKSLLDADHQEALFPLLIPENEFMKEAEHIRGFENEVYWVTKGGSTPLEVQLALRPTSETAIYPMFKLWIRSHVDLPLRIYQIVNTFRYETKHTRPLIRLREITSFKEAHTAHTTWDDAENQVREAMRVYSEFYSRLAVPHVITKRPQWDKFPGADYTMAVDTLMPDGKTLQIGTIHHLGTNFAKTFDIQYEDVNGEQQYVHQTCYGISERCIAAVIAVHGDDGGLVLPPEVAPTQVVIIPILFGSGREILHACKHVREMLSGAGFRVVLDDSDERPGAKYFKWEMKGVPLRIEIGPRDLKEKMVTLVQRDTFGKESIPQSELVEAIGQKLEEIHANLYEQARISFNARIVDCKEMGEAKVAVKKGIAKVNWCGEEECGMKMEDAADADMLGELAQTKKGKCPICNKETNKVVLMARAY, encoded by the coding sequence ATGGTGAAATCAAAATCACTTCCAAAAAAAGAAGATTTCAGTGAGTGGTACAACGAGATACTTTCCGTGGCAGAAATCACAGACGTTAGATACCCTATCAAAGGACTCTGTGTGTGGCATCCATTTGGCTTCGCGCTCAGAGACAAGGTGTATGCCATTTTAAAGTCATTGTTGGACGCAGACCATCAAGAGGCTCTTTTTCCGCTGCTGATACCAGAAAATGAGTTCATGAAAGAGGCGGAACACATCCGTGGTTTTGAGAATGAGGTCTATTGGGTCACAAAAGGCGGGTCCACTCCTTTAGAAGTCCAACTGGCACTGCGTCCAACATCGGAAACTGCAATATATCCCATGTTCAAGCTCTGGATACGTTCACATGTCGATCTGCCATTGAGGATATATCAAATAGTAAATACGTTCAGATATGAGACAAAGCATACGCGTCCGCTCATACGGCTCAGGGAAATCACATCGTTTAAAGAGGCACATACAGCTCACACGACATGGGATGATGCTGAGAATCAGGTGCGCGAAGCGATGCGAGTCTATTCTGAGTTTTACAGTCGGCTGGCAGTTCCACACGTCATAACCAAACGTCCGCAGTGGGACAAATTTCCAGGAGCGGATTACACGATGGCGGTGGACACCCTGATGCCCGATGGGAAGACACTCCAGATCGGAACGATTCACCATCTGGGCACCAATTTCGCCAAGACGTTTGACATTCAATATGAGGATGTCAATGGCGAGCAGCAGTATGTCCACCAAACGTGTTATGGCATTTCAGAACGGTGTATTGCGGCGGTAATAGCGGTACACGGCGACGACGGGGGACTGGTGCTGCCGCCGGAGGTTGCGCCGACCCAAGTCGTCATAATTCCCATTCTTTTTGGCTCTGGAAGAGAAATACTACATGCGTGTAAACACGTTCGTGAGATGTTAAGCGGCGCTGGTTTTAGGGTTGTTCTGGACGACTCGGACGAGAGACCGGGTGCCAAGTATTTCAAGTGGGAGATGAAAGGCGTTCCTTTGAGGATAGAGATTGGTCCGCGAGACCTGAAGGAAAAGATGGTTACGCTCGTGCAGAGGGATACCTTTGGGAAGGAATCTATACCGCAATCCGAATTAGTTGAGGCGATAGGACAAAAGCTGGAGGAAATACATGCAAACCTCTATGAGCAGGCGAGAATATCATTCAATGCGAGAATCGTCGATTGTAAGGAGATGGGCGAGGCGAAAGTCGCAGTTAAGAAGGGCATAGCCAAGGTCAACTGGTGCGGCGAAGAAGAGTGTGGCATGAAAATGGAAGATGCTGCCGATGCAGACATGCTCGGTGAGTTGGCGCAGACCAAAAAGGGAAAGTGCCCCATCTGCAACAAGGAAACGAACAAGGTCGTGTTGATGGCGAGGGCGTATTAG